From the genome of Mycobacterium dioxanotrophicus, one region includes:
- a CDS encoding aminotransferase: MTTERVNTIGFNFLTEPELPAPQVTETRAQQLLATHFGIEAQAKSLGSQQDKNFLVTQGDTVIGVLKIANPAFNETELTAQDLAAELIATTEPGLRVAVPQPNIRGEIRTAVTGLLDGTAYLRLLRYLPGGALLDAGYLSPDTVAELGDVAGRVTRALAGFNHPGLDRILQWDLRYGADVVTTLASHVADEGDRGRIVAAAQSAWARIEPYADALPRQAIHMDLTDANVVVSHAPGGAVHPDGIIDLGDLTDSWAVGELAITLSSVLQHPGNGPTHILPGVRAFHRIRPLTAAEAEVLWPLLVLRTAVLIVSGAQQAALDPDNAYITEQSDGEWQMFEQATSVPIEVMTELIKADLGLSVPAAPLTATTPLIAGLDPAAVTTLDLSVTSDALDSGFVPGAWLRPGLEDEFARAAVADGARLVVTQFGRPRITQAPPLSQAEPAVVPTGISLWPAGSVSLVAPFAGEIVARTADSVTFRGQDVELTVSGITAAADDGALGVATAGRWTHVAVRPVGAPEAPALTTPALAPGWLALSRDPRPLLGLPALTDDAADGDLISRRDQSFAPVQEHYYRKPPQIERGWRHFLMATSGRCYLDMVNNVTVLGHAHPRIATAAARQLRRLNTNSRFNYAAVVEFSERLAGLLPEPLDTVFLVNSGSEASDLALRLAIAAAGRPDVVAMREAYHGWTYGTDAVSTSTADNPNALATRPHWVHTVESPNSFRGKYRGTDLGRYADEAVAQIEQLAGDGRAPAAFICETVYGNAGGMALPDGYLEKVYGAVRANGGYAVADEVQVGYGRLGHWFWGFQQQGVVPDIVSMAKSLGNGYPLGAVVTSREVAEAFRSQGYFFSSTGGSPLSCTIGMTVLDVLHDEGLQQNAVEVGAHLKSRLQALAAKHPIIGTVHGVGLYLGVEMIRDPETLEPATEETTLICNRMLELGVIIQPTGDHQNILKTKPPLCIDIAGADFYVDALDRVLTEGW, translated from the coding sequence ATGACCACTGAGCGTGTGAACACCATCGGATTCAACTTCCTCACCGAGCCCGAACTGCCCGCGCCGCAGGTCACCGAGACACGGGCCCAGCAGCTGCTCGCGACCCACTTCGGCATCGAGGCGCAGGCGAAATCGCTGGGCAGCCAACAGGACAAGAACTTTCTGGTGACCCAGGGCGACACCGTCATCGGTGTGCTCAAGATCGCCAACCCGGCATTCAACGAGACCGAGCTGACCGCCCAGGATCTGGCAGCCGAACTGATCGCGACGACCGAGCCGGGCCTGCGGGTCGCGGTCCCCCAGCCCAACATCCGTGGCGAGATACGCACCGCGGTCACCGGATTGCTCGACGGTACGGCGTACTTGCGGCTGCTGCGCTACCTGCCAGGAGGCGCACTGCTCGACGCCGGCTACCTGTCCCCGGACACCGTCGCCGAACTGGGCGACGTGGCCGGCCGCGTCACGCGCGCACTGGCCGGGTTCAACCACCCGGGCCTGGACCGCATCCTGCAGTGGGACCTGCGCTACGGAGCCGACGTGGTGACGACGCTGGCCTCCCACGTCGCCGATGAAGGAGACCGGGGCCGCATCGTGGCCGCGGCCCAATCCGCCTGGGCCCGTATCGAACCGTACGCCGACGCGCTGCCCCGGCAAGCCATCCACATGGACCTGACCGATGCCAACGTGGTGGTGTCGCACGCCCCCGGCGGCGCCGTGCATCCGGACGGGATCATCGACCTCGGCGATCTGACCGACAGCTGGGCGGTCGGTGAACTGGCGATCACCTTGTCCTCGGTACTGCAGCATCCCGGCAACGGCCCGACGCACATCCTGCCGGGCGTACGGGCATTCCACCGGATCCGCCCGTTGACGGCCGCCGAGGCGGAAGTCTTGTGGCCCTTGCTCGTCCTGCGGACGGCGGTCCTCATCGTCAGCGGCGCGCAGCAGGCGGCGCTCGACCCCGACAACGCCTACATCACCGAGCAGTCCGACGGTGAATGGCAGATGTTCGAGCAGGCCACCTCGGTGCCCATCGAGGTGATGACGGAGCTGATCAAGGCCGACCTGGGCCTCAGCGTCCCGGCGGCCCCACTGACGGCCACGACGCCGCTGATCGCCGGACTCGACCCCGCGGCCGTGACGACGCTGGACCTGTCGGTGACCTCCGATGCACTCGATTCCGGATTCGTACCGGGCGCCTGGCTACGGCCCGGCCTCGAAGACGAATTCGCAAGGGCCGCAGTGGCTGACGGAGCCCGCCTGGTGGTCACCCAGTTCGGCAGACCGCGGATAACCCAAGCCCCTCCCCTGAGCCAGGCCGAACCCGCTGTGGTGCCGACCGGGATCAGCCTGTGGCCCGCCGGATCCGTATCGCTCGTCGCGCCGTTTGCCGGTGAAATTGTCGCTCGCACAGCAGATTCCGTGACTTTCCGCGGCCAGGATGTCGAGTTGACGGTCTCCGGGATCACCGCCGCTGCCGACGACGGCGCACTGGGAGTCGCCACCGCTGGCCGGTGGACGCACGTGGCAGTACGGCCCGTCGGAGCGCCCGAGGCACCGGCGCTGACCACACCCGCCCTGGCACCGGGATGGCTGGCGCTGAGCCGCGACCCGCGACCCCTGCTGGGCTTGCCCGCCCTGACCGACGATGCGGCCGACGGCGACCTGATCTCGCGCCGGGACCAGTCGTTCGCGCCGGTGCAGGAGCACTACTACCGCAAACCGCCGCAGATCGAACGTGGTTGGCGGCACTTCCTGATGGCCACCAGCGGTCGCTGCTACCTCGACATGGTCAACAACGTCACGGTGCTCGGGCACGCGCACCCGCGGATCGCCACGGCCGCGGCGCGGCAGTTGCGCAGGCTCAACACCAATTCGCGCTTCAACTACGCGGCAGTGGTCGAATTCAGCGAGCGCCTCGCCGGCCTGTTGCCCGAACCGCTGGACACCGTGTTCCTGGTGAACTCCGGGTCCGAGGCCAGCGACCTCGCGTTGCGCCTGGCCATCGCAGCCGCAGGCCGCCCTGACGTGGTGGCGATGCGCGAGGCGTACCACGGCTGGACCTACGGCACCGACGCTGTGTCGACGTCGACCGCCGACAACCCGAATGCGCTTGCCACCCGGCCACATTGGGTGCACACCGTGGAATCACCCAACAGCTTCCGCGGTAAGTACCGGGGTACTGACCTCGGGCGGTACGCCGACGAGGCCGTGGCCCAGATCGAACAGTTGGCCGGCGACGGACGAGCGCCCGCGGCGTTCATCTGCGAGACGGTCTACGGCAACGCCGGCGGCATGGCACTGCCCGACGGCTATCTGGAGAAGGTCTACGGCGCGGTACGCGCGAACGGCGGATACGCGGTCGCCGACGAGGTGCAAGTCGGCTACGGCCGTCTGGGTCATTGGTTCTGGGGCTTCCAGCAGCAAGGCGTCGTGCCCGACATCGTGTCGATGGCGAAATCACTCGGCAACGGCTATCCGTTGGGGGCGGTCGTCACCAGTCGCGAAGTCGCCGAGGCGTTCCGCAGCCAGGGCTACTTCTTCTCCTCCACCGGCGGAAGCCCGCTGTCATGCACGATCGGCATGACGGTGCTCGACGTGCTCCACGATGAAGGCTTGCAGCAGAACGCCGTTGAGGTCGGAGCCCACCTCAAGTCACGCTTGCAGGCGCTGGCTGCCAAGCACCCGATCATCGGTACCGTCCACGGTGTCGGCCTGTACCTCGGTGTCGAGATGATCCGCGACCCCGAGACCCTCGAACCCGCCACCGAGGAAACCACGCTCATCTGCAACCGCATGCTCGAGCTCGGCGTGATCATCCAACCCACCGGAGATCACCAGAACATCCTGAAAACCAAGCCTCCTTTGTGCATCGACATCGCAGGCGCGGATTTCTACGTCGACGCCCTGGACCGGGTGTTGACGGAGGGGTGGTAA
- a CDS encoding alpha/beta fold hydrolase, with protein MSTGKHSESRVVTFRGVDDLSLVGDEWNADASNDRPAVLLLHGGGQNRHSWKNTGQILADQGLRVIALDSRGHGDSDRSPSANYSIETLCGDVVQILYQLGRPVVLIGASMGGLTGILAAHEAGPDLVTKLVLVDVVPRFEKSGSARIRDFMFNHVHGFDSLEQAADAVAEYLPHRTKPRSPEGLKKNLRLRDGRWYWHWDPAFLTKPEDDPFMRVDKIERAAMALTIPILLIRGKLSDVVSTAGVQDFLEKVPAAEFAELSEAGHTAAGDDNDAFTEVVVEFVNR; from the coding sequence GTGAGCACCGGGAAACACAGCGAATCACGCGTCGTCACGTTCCGCGGGGTCGACGACCTCAGTCTGGTGGGCGACGAATGGAACGCCGACGCATCCAACGACCGGCCCGCCGTGCTGTTGCTGCACGGCGGCGGCCAGAACCGGCATTCCTGGAAGAACACCGGCCAGATCCTGGCCGACCAGGGGTTGCGTGTCATCGCTCTGGATTCCCGCGGCCACGGCGACAGCGATCGGTCCCCGAGCGCCAACTATTCGATCGAGACGCTGTGCGGCGATGTGGTGCAGATCCTCTACCAGCTGGGTCGGCCGGTGGTGCTGATCGGCGCGAGCATGGGCGGGTTGACGGGGATACTGGCCGCCCATGAGGCCGGGCCGGACCTGGTGACCAAGCTGGTGCTGGTCGACGTGGTGCCCCGCTTCGAGAAAAGCGGTAGCGCCCGCATCCGCGACTTCATGTTCAACCATGTGCACGGCTTCGACTCGCTGGAGCAGGCGGCCGACGCGGTCGCCGAGTACCTTCCACACCGCACCAAACCGCGCAGCCCCGAGGGCCTGAAGAAGAACCTGAGACTGCGCGACGGCCGGTGGTACTGGCACTGGGATCCTGCGTTTTTGACCAAACCTGAAGACGACCCGTTCATGCGGGTGGACAAAATCGAGCGTGCGGCGATGGCCCTGACCATCCCGATCCTGCTGATCCGCGGAAAGCTCTCGGATGTGGTGAGCACCGCGGGGGTTCAGGATTTCCTGGAGAAGGTGCCCGCCGCGGAGTTCGCCGAGCTTTCCGAGGCCGGCCACACCGCCGCAGGCGACGACAACGATGCGTTCACCGAAGTTGTCGTGGAGTTCGTGAACCGATGA
- a CDS encoding VOC family protein has translation MPPITPALWFDGHLAEAAEFYLSVFPNSSIEELNDVSVVFVLDGHRFIGINGGPQFPFTEAVSFMIGCKDQDEVDYYWSRLTDGGQESQCGWLKDRYGLSWQVVPDRLFELISDPDPARAQAATKAMMGMRKLVVAELEAAADGA, from the coding sequence ATGCCACCGATCACGCCCGCCCTCTGGTTCGACGGTCATCTTGCTGAAGCTGCCGAGTTCTACCTCTCGGTGTTCCCCAACTCGTCGATCGAAGAGCTCAACGACGTGTCTGTGGTTTTCGTGCTGGACGGCCACCGCTTCATCGGCATCAACGGCGGCCCGCAGTTCCCGTTCACCGAGGCGGTGTCGTTCATGATCGGCTGCAAGGACCAGGACGAAGTCGACTACTACTGGAGCCGCCTCACCGACGGCGGGCAGGAGTCTCAGTGCGGCTGGCTCAAGGATCGGTATGGGTTGAGCTGGCAGGTTGTTCCGGACCGGCTGTTCGAACTCATCAGTGATCCCGATCCTGCGCGGGCGCAGGCCGCGACCAAGGCGATGATGGGGATGCGCAAACTGGTGGTCGCCGAGTTGGAAGCAGCCGCCGACGGCGCCTAG